The sequence below is a genomic window from Lolium perenne isolate Kyuss_39 chromosome 4, Kyuss_2.0, whole genome shotgun sequence.
CCAGCCTTGGATGAGCTTCCATATTTTTTCCTTAAGGTACTCAAAGGCTTTCTTTTTAGATCTTCCCAAATAGACGGGCATGCCAAGGTACCGCTCATTATACGCTTCATCCGGAATTTGAAGGGAGGTTAGGAATCTCCTCTTAGCCTTTCTATCTGTGCCTTTACTGAACATGACAGCCGACTTCTCCTTGTTGATCATCTGGCCAGAGGCACCCTCATAAATGCCCAGAATTTGCTGGAGTTTCCTGGCACTATCTTCATTAACCTTCATGAAGATAAGGGCATCATCAGCAAAAAACATGTGGTTAATCCGGGGAGCCCCATGGCAGATCTGCACCCCTTGCAGCGAACCATCGGTGTCTGCAGCTTTGAACAGAGTGGACAGCCCCTCTCCACACAAGAGGAACAAGTATGGAGACAAGGGGCAGCCCTGGCGCAATCCCCTTTGAGGCTGGATAACGGAAGTAAGCTCACTATTGACCTTGACCCTATAGCTGACAGTTCGGACGCAGCCCATCACCAACTTCACCCAGGCGCTACCAAACCCCAGCTTGATCATCATTTTCTCCAAAAAAGACCAGTCAACTCGGTCGTATGCTTTGGACATGTCCAGCTTCACAGCAGCGATACCATCCCTACCCCCCTTCCTATTGTGCATGAAGTGGGTAGTCTCATACGCAAAATCACTCCTCTCTTGTGCCCCTGAACGAGCTGGTGGGATCTAGAGTGTTCCAAGCATATACCCCTCGCGGTGGATAAAgatggtcccacatgtcatccaccgTTACCACAGCGTATGCCCCACCTGTCAGCTTACTTGTCTCGCAagaagatggaaagaaaaaaaaatccccACTCGAGATCCCTCTCCGGCTATAAATGCTAACCCTAGGCCGCGGCCTGCCTCAGCGTCTCACCATTCTGATCCGTTGGCCCCCTGTTCATCATCCGTTCCCCCCACCAGGCGCCGCCTCTCACCTAGGGTTTCCTCCGCCGTCCCCtccagcccgccgccgccgccatgcctcgccgCAGCGGAGGAGGTAGCCGTCCCGTCCCGTCCCTGCCTTGCTTATGGTTTCGCCTGCGCGAGCGCGACCTCTCGTTGTTTGTTATCTCGGATCTGGATTTGGCGTGTAGATTTGGTGCTTGGTTGTAACCGGTTGAATATTGCGCATCGTTGCTAGTTTGTCCGGTTGATTCGTGGTGTTTAGCTGATAGGGTTTGACGCATCTAGGCGCGAAAATGATTGGATCTGTCATAGATGTTACCTAGGCCGCTCGGATTATTTGTAGATTTGTGAATACGAACCATTTTTTCTTAGAACCCGTTGCATCTAGAATAACAGGTTCTGGACATTTTCCCGTTTCCAGGCGAGTCAGACAACGGCATAGAACAAATCGAAGCCCTATTTTTTGAAATTAGGGTTCTGATTTTAATAGATCCTTCGTTTGACCGATTTCATATAGCCTCGCATGTAATTTGCCTATTGCCCTCGAATAATTGATTGCAGATTCACATTCTCATTCGGTTCAGACAGGGGCATATACCAATTTTGAATCCTTCCATTTTTATTATGAAAGGGATCCTGACTTCCATCGGTCCTCTCTTAGATGGATTCATATATTATAAATAGTTGTAGCTTATCACCTGCTCTTGTGTGGCTTAATCATGAGCAGTTAAAAAAATGTTTCATATAGCCTTACTTGTAGTTTACCTCTTATTATCAGAACTTACCTATTGCCCTCGAATAATTGATTGCAGATTCTAATTCTCATTCGGTTCAGACAGGGGCATATAACAAATTCGAATCCTTACTTTTTTTATGAAAAGGGTGTTGACTTTTATCCTCCCTTACCTAGATGGATTCATACACCTTCACATAGTTAATAGTTTATCCTTGCTCTTACTCTGTTTAGCCAGTAATCCTTTCAACTGTATGTGTTTCAGTATGGAGCATGTTGTTTCATCATCTGTAGTTGGCCATTTTGGTCTTAACCATTGCCTCTTTGAGTAGCCATTACTGTCCTCAATACTGTCTTGGCTTAGTTAGGAGGCGCATACGAAATGAGCATTTCATGCTCATCCAGGTCGTTTGAGGGGCACTCATCTTCATCAACTAGATGTGCTCCCAAGCAGCCTGTGACATGTCATTACTGTCATCTGTTGTGTATATCATAAGTTCCAATGAATGGGCATGGCCTACATTCATGTTATTTATCAAATTGTCACAGTTGCTTTGCATATGTTGTTTGCCTTTTTGAGTAGCCATTATGGTCATGAATACTATCTTGGTTTAGTTAAGGGGCAAATAGAAACGTTTATGATGGACTGTATTACAGGAACCTCATCTATCTTGACTAGAGTGATGCCACGCAGTCCCATCAATATTCTCTAATTCTTAAACTTCCAACTATATAAGCTTTATATGATCACAGTTTGTTATCCATTTTGGCCATCAGAGTGCAGTCTCCAAATTATTTGAAGCTGTACAGCTGTTTTTTATTTTGTTGCTTTTCTGCTAATTGCCTTCTTGAGTAGCCATTATAGTTATGCATACTATTTTGGTTTAGTTAGGGGGCATATAGAGACATAGTGACCTAGTCGTTTAGGATGTTTAGAAAAGAACAACAATCTTTTAAAGATCTGTTCCTTTGAGCAGCCTTGCACATTGAGTTGTTTACTTCATTCCCTTTTGCTCTGTTTAACTGAATCACAGTTTCTAATGTTAGAACTTGTGTGGAAACATTGTTTCATTTATAGATTTTTTCCTTCACTAAAATATATTTTTTAGTCGTTTTTCCTACTTGTTCATCAAATTGATGTGCCTCTTGAATAACCTTTTGTTGTTATTTTTATATCGACATTTGGTTCAGACAGGGGGCACATAATAAAATGTAATCTTTTGAGGGAATGGATGTGTTCTTCTGTTCATCCCTTCTTAGAATGATTCTGACACTAATTTATTATTCATGGTCAGTTCAAAATTCTATTAGCTTCTGAATGACGATTTGTGTAGTTACTTATTGATCAATTTGCTCTAAGACATTCCCTTGAAACCTCTACTGCTTCTGTGATTGTGCTGGTTTCATGCCATTACCACCCTAAATAACTCACCGTGTCCTTTAAATTGTGGTTTTATATGTAAGCTGATTGATTATGTAGTTACAGTTGCTATCGCTAAAAACATAGTAGTTTGGTACTCATATTCATGGTAAAGGTATACTCAATTTTGCCATTGTCTGGACAGGAGGAAGGTCACGCCCTGCTCCACGTGCTGCTCCAGTGAGAAACCCACCGCAGCCAGGTACTTAGTTATCCTGCTTCAGTCAATTTTGGAATGATTACTTGGATATTTCTCTAGTTCATTAGTTCGTTATGTCCTAGTGTCCTCATATTCTTTCCGAATGCTGAGATGCTCTACATCATGGTGAATCCACGGATGGGGTTTTCACATTCATTTACACCATCATGTAGTACTAGCATTACATTCCTAATTGCTAGCGGATTAATTGCGTGCGCATTTTAGTTGATTGAATTTTCAGTCTGGAAAAAGTGATCAATCTGCTGGCATGCTGAATGTTAAATTATGTGACATCTGGTACCATATAATCCATCCAGTTCTAGTCACACACATCGAACAGCTCCATTTCCGTGATTTGCAAGGGACTCGACGATACACTTTTTATTGCTATGGAATCAACATAAACATTTTACTCATTATTCTTTGTTCGTTGCCATGGTTTTGTATAAGTTGATCATAATGATAATTTTTTTTCAGTGCTCATCTGTTTTCAAATGGTGTTGTACTGCATTACTGACATTTGCTAAAACAATCTTGCAGCCCGCCCAGCTCCTCCTCCTGCTACTACCCAGAGCAGCGGTGGTGGCATGCTGAGCGGAATTGGGTCCACTATTGCTCAGGGTAAGTCTTCTTCACTTCAAAGTGCAACAAATGCAGTACATTCACGGTCTAATTTCGAATTGTACATGTATTTCAGGTATGGCGTTTGGTACTGGCAGTGCTGTTGCACACAGGGCTGTTGATGCTGTGATGGGTCCCCGTACCATTCAGCATGAGACTGTTGTCTCTGAAGCTGCTTCATCTATGACTCCAATGGGCAACACTGCTGGATCTGATAAGTGTGATAACCCTTCCAAGGCCTTTCAA
It includes:
- the LOC127293412 gene encoding uncharacterized protein, with product MPRRSGGGGRSRPAPRAAPVRNPPQPARPAPPPATTQSSGGGMLSGIGSTIAQGMAFGTGSAVAHRAVDAVMGPRTIQHETVVSEAASSMTPMGNTAGSDKCDNPSKAFQDCINHYDSDISKCQFYLDMLNDCRRGGAGVGASL